The genome window CCGGTGCTCGCGCTCGGCCTGTTCTTCGCCTTCTTCCTCAAGGAGAAACCGCTGGTGTCCCATCACAGCCCCGAAAGCACCGCCGAGCCCGTGACCGTTCCGGCAGCCCGCACCACTTCGGCCACCGAGGCCGCCGCACCGCCGCCCGTCTACCTGTCGGGCGTGCCGGTGTGCGGCAGCGTCCAGCACTCCGACGGTACGAAGGTCCCGCGCGCCGCCCTCACCCTCATCGACGTCCAGGGCCAGCAAGTCGGACGGGGCGCGAGCGGCGACGACGGGCGGTACGCGCTGAGCGTGCCCGGCGCCGGTTCGTACGTCCTCATCGCCGCGGCCGGCGGACACCAGCCGCAGGCCGTCAGCGTCACCGTGGGCGAACGGCCCGTCGAACTCGACGTGGTGCTCGGCGGGGCCGGGCGCCTCGCCGGGACCGTCGTCACCGCCGACGGCATTCCGGTGCGCGATGCCGCCGTCACCCTCACCGATGTCCGCGGCGAAGTCGTCGCCTCCACCCGCAGCGGCCGTGAAGGCGGATATGTGATCGCGGAGTTGGTGGCGGGCGAGTACACCCTCGCCGCCAGCGCCCCCGCCTTCCGGCCCGCCGCGCTGCCGGTGAGCGTGCAGGCGGCCAGGGAGACCCGGCAGGACATCGAACTCGCCGGCGGCGCGGTGCTGCGCGGCATCGTACGGGCGAGCGGCGGCCGACCCGTCGAGGACGCCCGGGTCACCCTCCTGGACGCGGCGGGCAATGTGGTCGACACACTCACCACGGGGCCCGACGGGGCATTCCGGTTCGTGGACCTGTCCACCGGCGAGTACACGGTGATCGCGGCCGGCTACCCGCCCGTGGCCACCGTGCTCCAGGTCGCGGGCGGCGGACGCACCGAACGCGACCTCCAACTCGGGCACGAGGACTGACCGTCCGGAGGAACGGCGGGCCGGCCGGTGGCTCCCCGGCCGGCCCGGCGCCGCGGCCGGACCGCTTCGTGCGCGTACCAGGGCGCCGGGCGCACCACCCCGGGCCGCGATTGGGCCGATGACCGGCGGGCGTCGGCCGCGGGGCCATACCGTGGAGTCACGAACCGCAGAACGTTGCGGTGGGGAAGGAGCCTTCCACCCATGGATCGCGATGTGCCGGCGCAGCGGACACCACTGCCGTGTGACGCCTCGACGGGCCGTGTGCCGCTCGCCGTTGCGGTGGTCGACGAGCGCGGGCTCGTCTCCCACTGGTCGAGCGGCGCGAGACGGCTCTTCGGCGTCACCAGACAGGAGGCGGTCGGCTCGCCGGCCGGTGAACTCCTTCCGGTCTCCGGTGCGCTGGGGCAGGCGGAGGAGGACGGCACCGGCCTCGGCCCCGAGTCCGAAGGGGCGCCGGGCGGGACCTTCTGCTACCCGACGGCGGGCCGGGCCCGGGGCGACGAACCGGAGCGGGGCCGGATCGATGTCCTGTGGTGGGCCTACCCACTGGTCGGCCCCGGTGCCGAGCGGCTCCTGGTCCTGGCCGCGGACGCCGGCCGGCTGGCCGGGGGCGGCAAGGGCGACGGCCGGGACACCGGTACGGTCGCCCCCGCCTTCGCGCTCCACACCGACTTCCCCGGCTACCAGGAGCTGGCGGGCCGGCTGCCCGAGATCCTGCCCAGCATGAGTGTGGGGGAGGCGACCAGGATCGTCGCCCAGGTCCTCGAACTCGGCTATCCCGTCCTGGAGTTCAGCCACCGGAGCCGAGTCCCGGTCACCCCTGACTGGGGCGTGCCGCGGCGCACCTCCCGGCACCCTGCCCACGGCCCGCGAAGCGGTGGCGACGGAGCACCCGCGCCCCGCGCCGTCCCCCGCCCCGAACTGGACCTCGAATACGCGGCGGTCCGCGAACGGCTGGAGTTCCTCAACGAGGTCAGCGGCCGCATCGGCACCTCCCTCGACCTGGAACGCACCATCCGCGAGGTCACCAGCGCCGCCGTACCCCGCTTCACCGACTTCGCGGGTACGCATCTGCGCGCCGCGGTCCTCGCCGGTGAGGGCTTCCCGGACGGGCCGCCGGACGTCACCACCGTCTGGCACCGGGTCTGGGTCGAGCACAACGACGAGCCCGGCCGCTGGGACGACACCGTCCCGGTCGGCGAGTCCATCGCCTTCCCCGAGCACACCCCGTTCTTCCAGTGCATGGTCACCGGTGAGCCGGTCCTCATCCCGTACGTCAGCGAGGAGCTGAGCAACCGGGTCTCGGGCGAGTTCGAGAAGCGCGACCTGCGTCCGCTGATCACTCACCGGTCGCTGCTCATCGTGCCGCTCAAGGCCCGTGACGTGGTGCTCGGCTTCATGGTCCTGATGCGCCGTCCCGGCCGTGAGCCCTTCGACGACATGGACCGCACCACGGGTGCCGAACTCGCCGCCCGTGCCGGGCTCGTACTCGACAACGCCCGCATGTACACGTACCAGGAGAACGTGGCGGAGGCCCTCCAGGACAGCATGCTGCCCCAGGTCGCACCCCGGATGGCCGGCTGCGACATCGCCACCCGGTACCTGCCCGGTGCCCGGCTCGGAAGGATCGGCGGCGACTGGTTCGATTCGGTGAAGCTGCCCGGCTCCCGGACCGCGCTCGTCGTCGGCGACGTCATGGGGCACGGCCTCAACTCGGCCGCGATGATGGGCCAGTTGCGTACCGCGGTGCTGACCATGGCCACCATGGAGATGCCGCCGGCCCAACTGCTGCGCAACCTCGACGATCTGGCGCAGCGCCTGGGTGAGCTGTATCTGGCGACCTGCCTCTACGCCGTCTACGACCCGATCCGTTCCGAGGTCCAGATCGCCAACGCCGGGCACATCCCACCCGTGCTCGTCCGTGCCGAGGACGGCCGGGCCGAACTCCTGACCCTGCCCACCGGCGCCCCGATCGGTGTGGGCGGCGTCGCCTTCGAGACCGCGACCGTGCGGGTGCGGCCCGGCGACCGTCTGGTCCTGTGCACCGACGGCCTCGTCGAGGTGCGCGGTCAGGACATCGGCGCCGGGCTTGCCGCGCTCTGCGCCTCCGCGGCCCACCCCGCCGCCTCCATGGACGACGCCTGCGACACGATCATCCGGGCCCTGAACCCGAGCGGCGGACGCAAGGACGACGTGGCGCTGCTGATGGCCCGGCTGAACGGCATCCCGGACAAGGACGTCGCCGAATGGCAACTCGCCCTGGATCCGCGCGAGGTGGCGCGATCCCGGCGCCTGGTGCGCGGAAAGCTGCTCGACTGGGAGCTGCCGGACGCGGTGGAGGCGGCCGAGCTGATGGTCAGCGAACTCGTGACCAACGCGGTGAAGCACGGCCGGTGCCATCACATCGGGCTCCGCCTGGTCCGCACCGGTGCCCTGCTGTGCGAGGTCAGCGACGACGAACCCGCACCGGCCACACTGCTCGACGCCGCCTCCCACGACGAGTCGGGCCGCGGCCTGCTCCTGGTGAGCAGCCTCGCCCGCGCATGGGGCACCAGCACCACGGCGCACGGCAAGACCGTCTGGTTCGAACAGGCACTCAGTGGGATCCCGCGCCCCCGGTCGCACGCCTG of Streptomyces sp. NBC_01363 contains these proteins:
- a CDS encoding SpoIIE family protein phosphatase, whose translation is MDRDVPAQRTPLPCDASTGRVPLAVAVVDERGLVSHWSSGARRLFGVTRQEAVGSPAGELLPVSGALGQAEEDGTGLGPESEGAPGGTFCYPTAGRARGDEPERGRIDVLWWAYPLVGPGAERLLVLAADAGRLAGGGKGDGRDTGTVAPAFALHTDFPGYQELAGRLPEILPSMSVGEATRIVAQVLELGYPVLEFSHRSRVPVTPDWGVPRRTSRHPAHGPRSGGDGAPAPRAVPRPELDLEYAAVRERLEFLNEVSGRIGTSLDLERTIREVTSAAVPRFTDFAGTHLRAAVLAGEGFPDGPPDVTTVWHRVWVEHNDEPGRWDDTVPVGESIAFPEHTPFFQCMVTGEPVLIPYVSEELSNRVSGEFEKRDLRPLITHRSLLIVPLKARDVVLGFMVLMRRPGREPFDDMDRTTGAELAARAGLVLDNARMYTYQENVAEALQDSMLPQVAPRMAGCDIATRYLPGARLGRIGGDWFDSVKLPGSRTALVVGDVMGHGLNSAAMMGQLRTAVLTMATMEMPPAQLLRNLDDLAQRLGELYLATCLYAVYDPIRSEVQIANAGHIPPVLVRAEDGRAELLTLPTGAPIGVGGVAFETATVRVRPGDRLVLCTDGLVEVRGQDIGAGLAALCASAAHPAASMDDACDTIIRALNPSGGRKDDVALLMARLNGIPDKDVAEWQLALDPREVARSRRLVRGKLLDWELPDAVEAAELMVSELVTNAVKHGRCHHIGLRLVRTGALLCEVSDDEPAPATLLDAASHDESGRGLLLVSSLARAWGTSTTAHGKTVWFEQALSGIPRPRSHAW